The DNA segment GAAGAGCGGGATCGGGTGGTGACACAGTTCGGGCGCGACGGTATCACGGTGCAGAGATACAAAGGTCTCGGGGAAATGAATCCGGAGCAACTCTGGCGGACCACGATGGATCCGGAAACCCGGACCCTGCTTCAGGTATCGCTCGAAGATGCCGCCGAGGCCGACCACCTGTTCACGATATTGATGGGTGACGCGGTCGAGCCGCGCCGTAATTTCATCCAGGAAAACGCCCGCTACGTGCGGAATCTGGATATTTAGCCCGGAGCCGAATAATCATACAAAAATATTGTTTCCTTTGGTAACCCACCCCTTGGGGTGGGTTATCCGGCATTCGTAGGTCAGGTTCCGAGTCCGGCAATCACCGGATGAGAAATCCGACATTTTCGTCTGTGTCGTATTTGGCGGGTCCTCGGACCCGTCGGAATATTTTGCTTTTATTCTATCAATTGCCTAATTTCCTTCAGGCCAGGTTACGGAAGCGTAGCGGCTGATGATAACTGAACTCAAAGAGGACTAGATACAATCAACTATGCTGGATACAATCGATATTACCAAGCAGGTCGGTGAGTACGGACAGAAGCGGCTCACCACCCTGCAGAAAGATCAGAGTGTCGGGGACGCCTTAACGTATCTCCGGGGCAGGGAATTAGCCGAAAAAATTGTATATTTTTACGTCGTGGACGACAGTCAAAAACTTGTCGGAGTAGTGCCGGTGCGGCGGCTCCTGATGAGCCGCCCGGAGCGGAAGATATCGGAAATCATGGTCACCAGGGTCATCGCCGTTCCCCATACCGCCACTCTGCTGGAAGCCTCGGAAATATTCCACGAGCACAAATTAATGGCCCTCCCGATAATCGATGATGACGGAAAATTAATCGCGGTTCTGGATATCACTATCTTTTCCCGCGAAACATCGCGCCCGGAATACCGCCAGGAGATGGAAAATATTTTTCAGATGGTCGGGATCCATTTGACCCTGGGCCGCAATCTCTCACCGTTATCGGGTTTCGGGGTCCGATTCCCCTGGCTTCTGAGTAATATCATCGGCGGTCTA comes from the Candidatus Zixiibacteriota bacterium genome and includes:
- a CDS encoding hypothetical protein (Evidence 5 : Unknown function) — encoded protein: MSDFSSGDCRTRNLTYECRITHPKGWVTKGNNIFV
- a CDS encoding CBS domain containing protein, coding for MLDTIDITKQVGEYGQKRLTTLQKDQSVGDALTYLRGRELAEKIVYFYVVDDSQKLVGVVPVRRLLMSRPERKISEIMVTRVIAVPHTATLLEASEIFHEHKLMALPIIDDDGKLIAVLDITIFSRETSRPEYRQEMENIFQMVGIHLTLGRNLSPLSGFGVRFPWLLSNIIGGLICAFIASRYESLISMVTILALFIPVVLSLSESVSMQSMTVALQTMPSSRMSMRLLWRFIRREFFPAALLGLGSGGLVGLIAYLWKRQGEVSITIGASIALAIMVACLLGIIIPGVVRIFRVDPKIASGPIVLALADIATMIFFFALSGWMLS